Proteins encoded in a region of the Kwoniella shivajii chromosome 3, complete sequence genome:
- a CDS encoding high osmolarity signaling protein SHO1, with amino-acid sequence MFDHGFDPGYIFRHPVFLVTFIIAIPSWIIAFASQCAAEAKYSSGDGRTPVVNTLWFAIWVQLAVIIHLL; translated from the exons ATGTTCGACCATGGTTTTGATCCAGGATACATCTTTCGACATCCCGTGTTCTTAGTCACATTCATCATTGCTATTCCGTCTTGGATCATTGCTTTCGCATCGCAGTGTGCCGCTGAAGCAAAGTACT CTTCTGGCGATGGCAGGACGCCTGTCGTTAATACACTTTGGTTTGCTATATGGGTACAGCT AGCTGTGATAATACATCTATTGTAG
- a CDS encoding serine/threonine-protein phosphatase 2A activator 2, translated as MNSEVSSAEQPVASTSYITPTKYVLSKSHLAAFQRSQTHRDVITFIDGLNDAVEGKRLTQVREGSERTKPILGILESILEIAKSIPAVDNKLSRFGNPAFKIFYDKVGESSGDLHSRISGLPFEAIPEVEVYFKESWGNKQRVDYGSGMELNFLCWLLCLTKLSVFTEEDYEFLVLGVFWRYIEVMRYLQSTYWLEPAGSHGVWGLDDYHFLPFLWGSGQLKDHKHLRPKAIHDPEILEAFSKDYMYLSCISFINSIKTASLRWHSPMLDDISVVKSWAKVNEGMKKMYKAEVLGKLPVMQHALFGSILPFPTPDQDPELKKALEEEEVAQPDSHGHIHVKGETGWTMDCCGIPVPSAFAAAQDGATSNVGNPNFTGRSGIKPIPFD; from the exons ATGAACTCGGAAGTCTCATCAGCTGAACAGCCTGTTGCGTCCACATCATACATTACTCCAACAAAGTATGTTTTATCAAAATCTCATCTTGCCGCGTTTCAACGCTCTCAAACACACCGAGACGTTATCACCTTTATAGATGGTCTCAATGATGCTGTTGAAGGGAAGAGGCTCACCCAAGTAAGGGAAGGGTCGGAG CGTACAAAACCTATACTAGGTATCCTTGAATCTATACTCGAAATCGCAAAATCAATACCTGCTGTAGATAATAAGCTATCGAGATTTGGCAATCCTGCGTTCAAGATCTTTTATGATAAAGTCGGAGAG TCATCAGGGGATCTTCATAGTAGAATAAGTGGACTTCCATTCGAGGCCATACCAGAAGTCGAAGTGTATTTCAAGGAATCGTGGGGAAACAAGCAACGAGTGGATTATGGTAGTGGAATGGAGCTCAACTTCCTTTGTTGGCT TCTATGCCTTACCAAGCTTAGCGTATTCACCGAGGAGGATTACGAGTTTTTGGTACTCGGAGTCTTTTGGAG ATATATCGAGGTCATGAGATATCTGCAATCAACATATTGGCTTGAACCGGCAGGCTCTCACGGCGTGTGGGGATTGGACGACTATCATTTCCTTCCCTTCTTATGGGGGAGTGGTCAGCTGAAGG ATCACAAACACCTTCGCCCGAAAGCCATCCACGACCCCGAAATTCTGGAAGCCTTTTCAAAAGATTACATGTATTTATCATGTATCTCGTTCATCAATTCTATCAAAACAGCATCGTTGAGATGGCATTCACCAATGTTGGACGATATTTCCGTTGTGAAATCTTGGGCTAAGGTGAATGAGggtatgaagaagatgtataaGGCTGAAGTACTGGGTAAACTACCCGTAATGCAACACGCTCTGTTCGGCAGTATACTACCTTTCCCGACTCCTGACCAAGACCCGGAATTGAAGAAGGccttggaagaagaagaggtggcACAACCTGATTCGCATGGTCATATACATGTAAAAGGAGAGACAGGGTGGACGATGGATTGTTGCGGTATTCCAG TTCCCTCCGCCTTTGCTGCTGCTCAAGACGGAGCAACATCTAATGTTGGGAACCCCAACTTTACGGGCCGATCAGGCATCAAGCCTATCCCGTTCGATTAA